A genome region from Hoplias malabaricus isolate fHopMal1 chromosome 8, fHopMal1.hap1, whole genome shotgun sequence includes the following:
- the map3k9 gene encoding mitogen-activated protein kinase kinase kinase 9, translated as MEASERAGGFPNAQAHVILEHEEAEEDEGEHEEDEDDEARVHVLEINFSELVLEELIGVGGFGKVYRAVWRGEDVAVKAARRDPDEDASETLRSVWREARLFSMLRHPNIMALLGVCVQEPNLCLVMEYARGGALNRALAGKRIPPNTLVNWAVQIARAMHYLHCQAIVPIIHRDLKSSNVLILERVEREDLSNKTLKVTDFGLAREWHCTTKMSAAGTYAWMAPEVIRSSTFSKGSDVWSYGVLLWELLTGEVPFRGIDGLAVAYGVAMNKLALPIPSTCPEPFTRLMEDCWSADPHSRPSFSSILDQLTCIEESGFFEMPDESFHSLQDDWKLEIQEMFDQLRAKEKELRSWEEELSKAAMQQKSQQEALRRREQELAEREIHILERELNVIIQQLYLEKPRLEPRHGIFRRSRNKLRPGDRISLPSDFQHKITVQASPSLDRKRSVFGSSTPPTSPPILPRLRAIQLTPADSQSWNRNAAFQLDEEEERKSSRKKGRTRGNGTHREHSADESLQSPKQGSRQRSCSAPNLRRSPRHSPALPAVPSVPENDNEDCCCPSEPLDSPGQSYLCIPFHREGSVSDECGSESTVIGQSVDSSPGCSRRSPSSGRRSDLALLGCGTVLAAVGLGFDLLDFSTRPKCEGLLQRVGVGQRRSSSSPTRKLFKRDSPLRPPPLTLFSLCSVSDSNSTRFLLRLDSEELLMLHPPSPPPLMPRPLSPIPPVPHTISPHSMLPHTFSPPLGMPHTPSPTPQVPLPLTPPAQSLLRPPPSNPLVNTHLESFKRNPRQSLTPTHAPAASSATRRPNRTLRRTPSDGAIKNSAATNNNNTQHSAQPTPAKMAQEQAVSPWTIKNDLFEIPRLPDPNLVYPPTPRRRCQPERPKTLDFLSRPRPSPRARCESQWGDSPARTSSTDTPPTAESGGGVAVLPTPMEQPTPCTPWVNDSLLDQSDEGQGRDGTRPLNLEPILPRNSPYRTRPGFWS; from the exons ATGGAGGCATCTGAGCGCGCGGGGGGGTTCCCCAATGCACAAGCACACGTCATCCTGGAGCACGAGGAGGCTGAGGAGGATGAAGGGGAGCACGAGGAGGACGAAGATGACGAGGCGCGAGTACATG TGTTGGAGATAAACTTCAGCGAGCTGGTTCTGGAGGAACTGATTGGAGTGGGTGGATTCGGGAAGGTGTACCGTGCTGTGTGGAGGGGTGAGGACGTGGCTGTTAAAGCGGCGCGGAGAGATCCGGACGAGGATGCATCTGAAACATTGAGGAGTGTGTGGCGGGAGGCTCGTCTCTTCTCCATGCTCAGACACCCAAACATCATGGCCCTGCTCGGCGTGTGTGTTCAGGAGCCTAACCTCTGCCTGGTTATGGAGTATGCACGCGGTGGTGCACTGAATCGAGCCCTTGCTGGAAAACGGATCCCTCCAAACACACTGGTCAACTGGGCCGTTCAAATCGCCAGGGCCATGCACTACCTGCACTGCCAAGCTATCGTCCCCATAATACACAGAGATTTGAAATCCAGCAACG TCCTGATCCTGGAGCGAGTGGAGAGGGAAGATCTAAGTAATAAAACTCTGAAGGTGACAGATTTCGGGTTGGCACGAGAGTGGCACTGTACCACCAAGATGAGCGCAGCGGGCACCTACGCTTGGATGGCCCCTGAGGTCATCCGCTCCTCCACCTTCTCCAAAGGAAGTGATGTCTGGAG ttATGGGGTGTTATTGTGGGAGTTATTAACTGGAGAGGTTCCGTTTCGTGGGATTGATGGACTGGCTGTAGCATATGGTGTGGCCATGAATAAACTGGCGCTACCCATCCCATCCACATGTCCGGAGCCCTTTACTCGCCTCATGGAAG ATTGTTGGAGTGCAGACCCACACTCTCGTCCGTCTTTCTCCTCGATACTGGACCAGCTGACTTGTATTGAGGAGTCAGGTTTTTTTGAGATGCCGGACGAGTCGTTCCACTCCCTGCAGGATGACTGGAAGCTGGAGATTCAGGAAATGTTTGACCAACTCAGAGCCAAAGAAAAG GAGTTGAGGTCATGGGAGGAGGAGTTATCAAAAGCAGCAATGCAGCAGAAGAGCCAGCAGGAGGCGCTGCGCCGTCGTGAGCAGGAGCTGGCTGAGCGAGAAATCCACATCCTGGAGCGGGAGCTCAACGTCATCATCCAACAGCTTTACCTCGAAAAACCTCGTCTAGAACCTCGCCACGGCATATTCCGCCGCAGCCGCAATAAACTCCGGCCCGGAGACCGCATCAGCCTCCCCTCCG aTTTTCAGCATAAGATTACAGTGCAGGCATCACCTTCTTTGGATCGAAAGCGCAGTGTTTTTGGAAGCTCCACCCCCCCAACCAGCCCCCCAATACTGCCCCGCCTCCGAGCTATACAGC TGACCCCTGCAGACAGTCAGAGCTGGAACAGGAATGCAGCCTTTCAGCTGGAtgaagaagaggagaggaagagtTCCCGAAAGAAAGGGAGAACACGTGGAAACGGAACGCACAGAGAACATAGTGCGgatgagag TTTGCAGAGTCCAAAACAGGGCAGTAGACAGCGTTCCTGCAGCGCTCCAAATCTGCGACGTTCCCCCAGACATAGCCCTGCGCTCCCTGCTGTACCCAGTGTTCCTGAGAATG atAATGAAGACTGTTGCTGTCCATCTGAGCCCCTGGACTCTCCTGGTCAATCATATCTTTGCATCCCCTTCCACAGGGAGGGTTCAGTTTCTGACGAGTGCGGCTCTGAGAGCACTGTGATTGGCCAAAGTGTTGACTCTTCCCCTGGTTGTTCAAGACGGAGCCCCAGCAGTGGTCGTAGGTCAGATTTGGCACTGTTGGGCTGCGGCACTGTGTTAGCAGCTGTAGGACTTGGCTTTGATTTGCTGGACTTCAGCACTCGCCCAAAGTGTGAGGGGCTTCTCCAGAGAGTGGGTGTTGGCCAGAGGAGGAGTTCCAGTTCCCCTACACGGAAACTGTTTAAACGAGACAGCCCCCTTCGGCCACCGCCCCTCACgctcttctctctgtgttctgtttCGGACAGTAACTCAACCCGTTTTCTCCTTCGCTTGGACAGTGAAGAACTATTGATGCTTCACCCACCATCACCTCCCCCCCTGATGCCCCGCCCACTCTCACCCATTCCACCGGTGCCCCACACAATCTCTCCTCATTCAATGCTGCCCCACACCTTTTCCCCACCTCTAGGAATGCCCCACACACCTTCACCCACTCCTCAGGTGCCCCTCCCACTTACCCCCCCTGCTCAGTCGCTGCTGAGGCCACCGCCCTCCAACCCTCTTGTGAATACACACTTGGAGAGTTTTAAGCGTAACCCTCGGCAGTCATTGACGCCCACACATGCCCCTGCAGCGTCCAGCGCTACCCGCAGGCCAAACCGAACACTTCGCCGTACGCCATCTGACGGAGCCATAAAGAACAGTGcagcaacaaacaacaacaacacacaacacagtgctCAACCAACTCCGGCAAAAATGGCACAGGAACAGGCAG TGAGTCCGTGGACTATAAAAAACGATCTGTTTGAAATTCCTCGTCTTCCTGATCCTAACCTTGTTTACCCACCCACTCCACGCCGGCGCTGCCAACCCGAACGCCCAAAGACTCTGGATTTCCTGTCAAGGCCACGCCCCTCACCCAGAGCCCGCTGTGAGAGCCAATGGGGAGACTCTCCAGCTCGCACATCCagcacagacactccgccaacAGCTGAGTCTGGAGGAGGAGTGGCGGTCCTGCCTACTCCAATGGAACAGCCAACCCCATGCACACCTTGGGTGAATGACAGTCTTCTGGACCAATCAGATGAAGGCCAGGGCAGGGATGGAACGAGACCACTGAATTTAGAGCCCATTCTTCCCAGAAACTCACCTTATAGAACGAGGCCTGGATTCTGGTCCTGA